One genomic region from Diabrotica undecimpunctata isolate CICGRU chromosome 9, icDiaUnde3, whole genome shotgun sequence encodes:
- the LOC140450094 gene encoding nascent polypeptide-associated complex subunit alpha-like produces MTNSTSFSSTPDSSTSSSSDSSAIGATDVAAAEKFKEVSPAGDNAAGTTTTSVAPIAEESEDEEVDESGVEEKDVELVMSQANVSRSKAVKALKNNQNDIVNAIMELTM; encoded by the coding sequence ATGACCAACTCTACATCTTTTTCCTCTACTCCAGATTCGTCAACCTCTTCATCTTCTGATTCTTCAGCTATTGGTGCCACAGATGTGGCTGCAGCTGAGAAATTCAAAGAAGTAAGTCCTGCTGGAGATAATGCAGCTGGTACAACAACCACATCTGTGGCACCAATAGCTGAAGAATCAGAAGATGAAGAGGTTGACGAATCTGGAGTAGAGGAAAAAGATGTAGAGTTGGTCATGTCTCAGGCAAATGTTAGTCGATCTAAAGCAGTAAAGGCGCTCAAGAATAACCAAAATGACATAGTGAATGCTATAATGGAGCTTACGATGTAA